The proteins below are encoded in one region of Chromatiales bacterium 21-64-14:
- a CDS encoding DUF2191 domain-containing protein has protein sequence MRTTLNIDDQLINEAQRITGVAEKATLVREGLRALIERESARRLARLGGSEPQLEPVPRRQSDPA, from the coding sequence ATGCGCACGACCCTGAATATTGATGACCAATTGATCAATGAAGCACAGCGCATTACTGGCGTGGCCGAGAAAGCCACTTTGGTGCGGGAGGGGTTGCGCGCGCTAATCGAGCGCGAAAGCGCCCGACGGCTGGCACGTCTCGGCGGTAGTGAGCCGCAGTTGGAACCGGTACCGCGTCGGCAGTCCGATCCCGCATGA